The Coffea eugenioides isolate CCC68of chromosome 8, Ceug_1.0, whole genome shotgun sequence genome has a segment encoding these proteins:
- the LOC113780465 gene encoding uncharacterized protein LOC113780465, with the protein MDEFNEAVSSCGLSEVSFDGPPFTWRNGRVWQRLDRALTNEAWTDTFEVTKVSHLVRGRSDHAPLLIRCGANGGKSSAFRFLNVWTKSPSFKDVVKEAWLIPVSRGGMVGFHQRLLNVKQSLRFWNNRSFGHIFRAVTQAGKELGDRQVEFDATRDDVSRARLGEAKARHTRALAIECDYWKQKSSIKWLQQGDANTKFFHSVVKQ; encoded by the coding sequence ATGGACGAGTTTAACGAAGCAGTATCTAGTTGTGGCCTCTCAGAGGTCAGTTTTGACGGCCCCCCATTCACTTGGAGAAATGGCAGGGTTTGGCAGCGCCTGGACAGGGCACTAACAAACGAGGCTTGGACAGATACGTTCGAGGTCACCAAGGTCTCTCACTTGGTCCGCGGTAGATCAGACCATGCCCCGCTTCTAATCAGGTGCGGCGCTAATGGTGGGAAGAGCTCGGCATTTCGCTTTCTCAATGTCTGGACCAAGTCACCGAGCTTCAAGGATGTGGTAAAAGAAGCTTGGCTAATCCCGGTTAGTAGGGGGGGTATGGTTGGCTTTCACCAGAGACTCTTGAATGTGAAACAGAGTCTCCGCTTTTGGAACAATCGGTCTTTTGGGCATATTTTTCGGGCGGTGACTCAGGCGGGGAAGGAGCTAGGGGACAGGCAAGTGGAGTTTGATGCCACTCGGGATGACGTGTCTAGAGCACGTTTAGGGGAGGCTAAGGCAAGGCATACACGGGCACTGGCCATTGAATGCGACTACTGGAAACAAAAGTCAAGTATCAAATGGCTTCAGCAGGGGGATGCGAATACCAAATTCTTCCATTCTGTGGTGAAGCAGTGA